The window cttcagaaaacagtattttatcaaaacacgaaattccattttttccatttttttcacaataacaaaagttgcttcacaaaagacgctctatctcacaaactaattgacttacagacgtcaaattttgacacgaatcatttgaaggttggtactatataaaaataatatgcatttaatactagcgacgccatctatgtgtcagaccggggacttatcagccaacctgttatattagccatattaaattaaaattatacatattcgcaccatgcgtgagttttattggaggcgtttccatgataacgatacactactttaattatagaattgtatggattgcatttatgacttacattgaaaatttaatattactgtctcacaaatttaaataaataattatgataattcacattttaaaaataatatttgtgcaatttgatttcttattttcacaattttttatgcattaagtttaattaattagttttttcaataattttaatttgacattttctataacattaacatgtaaagaactgcaaattagtcataacagcctcctttatcgctaaaatttttcactggaagcatcatcgattttattgtccttaccatgactacgcacacaacgaatataagCTCTGTGACCCTtgcttttattataaactacgaTTTGATCAGTATATGGaggtaaaaatatgttattctaacttttaaaaatactatttttaaatttaaggtagtacctacacgaaagtgatattccaagaatttctcaaaactcagaatataaaatatttaattcataatacacttgctgttaaaattagaagatgatttaccatgccattcatgagatattagcaattaaaagtgacgcaatttgtacgtgtacatgggagaagtgtataaaaatacacaaatttacaaatattatatttatttaccaatgaatgacgtccaccatctctatgaaaaactaatataatgtagaatactatatttagaaaatatataaataaaaataaaaattatttaccatatagtttcgataaaaaacttaaataaataactcgttttagcgataatttttgtggaaagcatataaaaactaatgttaaatgtatatatcaaagtatgtgtgtgtatacgaaTAGAAGATATAATTGTGTGTAACTACAGtctgttgaaaataatatattgtatatgtataatagtcatagcacagttaacgcactgaatgatagtattagtccaaaactttttgactggacggtcgcggaggaactaccttaatctTACTTTCTTATCAAAATCAAAGCTTATCAGAAAGACAATGACTTTTCaacaatgattattaaaaatttgaataatggatttaaataaatattttacataatctaatcaatgttatgaaattaatttaaaagtgtgCATGGACTAtccagataaaatttaaataaaaaaaacacacgaGCATCAGAACTCCATCACAAAAGCTATACTTGCCCCTCAATTAATGTTTCTTATTGTTAGATGCTTTTAGTACAGGAGGAAAAATAGCATATTTTGGCAGCAAATTATGTATCACAATGAAACTTTGTTTATTAACTTTATCTTGGCACTAGAAATGAAAATCTACCGAGTCCTATCAAAATTTAGGTGCAGTACCCCCTCCCAGGAGACACGAGCagagagaaaattttaaaaaattaaaaaaaaaactacccatcaaattacaaaaaaattcaaataaaaaaagttcgagctgatttaattttttcgtagacacaactatttacccgtgaaggGGAAATTTGGGGAAAAAATTTGGTGGTCATTTTCCccaaaactgtaaaagatagggttgaaaattttcaggtaacttcaactagtggtcttgaaagtctaataaatatatttgaaacgccctcacgggtaaatagtgatgtttacgaaaaaatatttcaaacaaaagttaattatttttttataataaacaacttttacatttaaacttttgttccatctctaacggtttacaagatggatagatacttttttatttgattgaatgagcaaaaaaaatttattttaaaataaatatatctgtcaattttgaagctagcaagtcgaaaatgtgcacaaatacttcagctagaatttttatttgaacttttttaagtctaatgtatagtttttttgtaatttgtataaaactgattaaaacccccaATTACCCAGCAAAAATGGGTATTAGATACGCCCCTGAGAGGTCGACTTTTTTAAGTAGGTTTTTACAAcctaaaaaacaattgttttagatatttagtttaattatacTATTCACTTTCTAAGAAATGaagaatttgaaattaaagaaCTAAAAAGAGGTCTTTATGGCTCCTTAATCCGTCTCTGAATTCTACAtataatcgataaaaatattttacacaatataatcaatattatgaaatcagtttaaaagttttcaaagtaCCTACtcagataaaaattgaaataaaaaagggTGTGTATACTTACGTATCTAATTGTATTAAGTTATTATCAATTACAACATTATTTTCACCGGATTGCGAATTTGAATCTGCAGGCAGTGCTCGTGGTATTGGCATTATTGACTCTTCTTCAGGCTTTGGATGCATTAAAATGAATGGTAACTCTGCTGTCAAGTCCCtgtaaattataacaaaaaaataataataatatttttaacaatagatTAGAAAAGTCAATTATACAAAAggtcttttttaacttgacatatgcGTGAAActtgaaagaaaatttgttcgaggaaaatacttcaaacgaaaaattttaatttcaaaggcGCGCATCTTATGCGGTTATTGAATTCAATCAAAGTTTAGCGGTTCAACTAAAACCTCACTCTGTGAGTGCCTAGATTCGGCAGAAAATATACGAGAAagcaatttttggataaaacctttcagttcgtttttttctcaactgtacggtttgcggaaaaatgtttcgaagaaaaaatgttacctttttaataaaaaaatttttttctaatttaaagtgttcacaTATCTAGTAACAGATATGGAAtggagtgagcttttcattgagcctgaaaacctgggtcaagtttaatgtcgcAGTGTTAACATAACTTTCATGTCGTGGCATGAATCACATACTATGGGATTTAGGGTCATATATTGTTGGGAATGTTATATAAAGATTTCAAGTTGACAAAATTCGTTAATAAGTGGTATTTACActtatttttgatagtttaaaatattgacactaacattgaaaattcgttataaagaggttgTTCGCAATgtaaaggtatattttatattgactcctATGGaaaattcaaggggattgcgaaaaatttgttaaatcgaggaattcgttatattggaatacgttattttaagttttcactgtATAACGATAAAAAATCAACTTACCCTCCAAGAGCTCCAAGACATAATTTCACTTTAACTTTATACTGAACAATAATACCTAAATTTTCCCGTTGTGAAGGATCGGTAactctgaaatttaaaaaataaaactgaaattacACTCAAATGAATCGAATAATCTACTAAAAATgacacaattatttttttccgttaaaaaaaggaaatacagtagaacctcgatattTCAAACCCCGATAAATGGTAAATAATCTGGTAGTCTAAAATGGAACGACTCAAAACAGGTCAGCTTCCTGTTGTAAttagtacaaattattatagttAGTTGGTGGGGTTACAAccttgcaactcccagttatctgATAAATAGTAAGTTTAAGTATTTCCATCCgatagtctaaattggaactagtCAAAATGGGTTagcttcctgttttaattagtacaaatTATTATCGTCAATTGGCGAGGTTGCAAgtcccagttatcaataatgATTTATAAACTCTATAAATCATTATATTAAAGTCATCTGTTTCCTTATCTACAGAAATAATTTGAGCATTAAATCTCGTTAAATAATAGTTTGAGCCTTTGAGATTCACATTTTGagtaattataaattcaaattttttaacatttcccTTAATCTTTAGAGACAGTACTAAGCATATAGAAAGCCTAATTTGGGAACAGTAGTACAATCTAGCAACCCTGGTCACATAAGCGTCGAAAATAACATACTTTTTCAGTTTGAGTCACAGCTTTATAAATAACGTTATTATAACAAACGTCCGTTGAGAATAAATGCGTTTAAATTGACGCTCGTGAGTCGTGGCTCAAATAGTATACGATAAAATCTCACTAATCCAGTTCTTCAGTCGAGAACACATACGTATATAAGGACGTGAAACCTCCTATGCCAAGCTATAAACGCCCGTGACTGAATTTAGGTGCCTATCAGGGCGGGATCTAGTCATCGGTTGTTatgtactttgtactgcgcatcgGGCTGTCTAAgtgatttaaaacaatttaaatcgttttcaatcactttcaattgattgaaaacaaaagacagtctgatgcgcagtacaaagtacacAACGATCAAAGACTAGACCTCGTTCAGACAGGCGCCTTTTTCCTGATATCCTTTTCACTCGAGTTACACGCCCTTATATATATAGTCCGGTACCTTACACCCCCCTCCTTCCCCATCGCTCTTTCCTTTTTAACTAATACATTAAggaatgattaattttatttatcataaatttttctatttaatccAATAATCTGAACAATACAATAGTCCGGTACCCTCTAGTTTATCCggcattataattaataatagactttactgtaattatattaattttcacaaaaatgtgAGATAATGAAGTTTATGGTCGTGTTAAATTGACATAAAATGATCCCttgttatttcaatatttaaaaattacttcgaGGAAATGAATCGCCTGCTACTGGATAAAACAGTCAGACTGATCTAGGTACCAAGCTACGCTGGCGTTAACGGAAATGAGGCAACGTTCCCAGAGTCTGCCGTTCCCAGAGCAAGATTTTCCGTAGAACAATAGTGGGGTTTCCGATTATCACACTTGCAGAATCTGTATAGAGGACGATGAAATCTCCATACACATTATTTGCACGTGCGGAAACCTGCAGGGCGTCAGGTTTAGAAAGTTTGggtccgaaaccttggatcTATCAATTCTAGAAGAAGCTGTGGGCTTTCTGCGTTGGGTTTGACCTCGACAGAATCGTATAacttcatctgcttaaaatagcacTTCTTACCCGGAGACGTACCGCCTTCAAGTAACAGGTTGTTCTCATGGAGGATACAGAGGACACtttggtctaggtgctagggacccaTTTTGGGAACCtttcttatgttttattattattattaccaacATTGTTTAgttcaaaatatcttttttaatttacttaaaaattcaatctatgcaattttttacaaatcttTTCTATGTATTTTAAGATGGTAAACAAAtggtttggaaaaatttatggtttttaaaatcgcacacttctctgaaccatcctgtataaaaaatacaaataaatacttaCATTGTGGATGATgctaaattggtatcttcatgTTTTAATTGGCCATCAAGTGCTAAGCctcttttatctttattatttgcAAGTAACGGTTTCACTGTAAATACTTTTGACATTGTAAAACCTGGTGAAATTGGACAACCAgcactgaaaataaattttttttttaatttttttatttcgatttattaTTAGTATAGGAAACTCATGTCAGACAAAGGCAAATTGGATTTTCGGATTGTTTACACGTTATACTAAAAATTAGTTCTGGGTGCGAAAAAAAGGGTCTCAAAAGCAAGTGGATAAGGACAAATCTGATCGAATTATACTGTTCTTGGAATGAGAATTAAACGTTAAAAACTGATCGCCCGGTATAACGTCAAAAATGGCCTTCATAACGACATACGACTTTAACTGTAGACTAGATTTTAGAATCCAAAATCACTAGAAAATTTATGGGTCTATATAAACGTGACATTTTTGGGGGTCTATTTTTTAACCCATCTACATCACAAGCAAATACCTGACAGGATCcgtattagtttttattttatttagattcgAATTTAGAAATTCTAAAAGCTTCTAGAATggtattttcattctttttcatttgtataccatgtaaaatataaaaatttgtagcgcttaaaaatattgatgctacgaacaaaattttggtataggtgttcataaaatcatctaaagagTTTATTCCGGTTGCCTGCCTGTCCTTCaataaacacgataactcaaaaacgaaaagagatatcaagctgaaatttttaaagcgttctCGGATATGAAAATTGAGTTTaacaaaagttatatatattttaaatgtatacgttacatatattatgtatgtgtttgtttgtttatagctaTATCCACTGAAGAAGTGAGAAGGATACGCTTCTTACTTAGTGTGTAGGAgtggctatctctctttacttacgtgccataaaaaaacaaacgatagcgtaatcaacactgttatacatggtatttcaacaattaactcagtcaatagtttgttttcacttgtttttaaaccttTCGATAACTCTGAAATCGAATTTCCGAAAAAGGGAATGGGGAATGGTCACAAACCAATTTAAGGagcttttttaaaatgcaattacgaaaatatataaaaggaaACTTACTCGCTTTCAGCTTCGGCTACATTACATTTATATTGTGCTGTTGAGAATAAACAAATGTCAGCCAATTGTCGTACAgtaactttgatttttttaacagttctatttgaattatttgcTATATGTACATTTACAGCAATATTTTCACCATGATAATACAATTCTTTGTCCAACGATGCTtccaaatgtaatttatttggaCTCATCATAAATTCTTTACTAACTTCCACCGATGGCTGTTCACCTAATTTACTGGGTGCATACATTATTTTACGTATTGCTAAGCGTACAGAATTCCTTTTATGTGGTTTATCTTCAGATGATTCCCCGACAAATGCTTTTAACTCGTAATCCACTCCGCATGGTTTACCAGTATCACCTGGAGCGGGCTGTAATGTTACCGATGCCGGACAATGTGGTGGTAATTCAAAATAGAATGGATATGCATTTGGACcgagttttttaattaaacgttCTTGTAGTCGTGTTAACGGTCGTTTTGCAGCTGTTTTCTCTTGTGGGAATATTTGCTCAGCGGCTAAATATAAATCTTTACGAAATGTTAAACCTAATACATCTAAATCTTCACGTCCATAACGAAATGCGGCCAATACATGACCGAATACTTTACGTTCTTTTACATATTCTGGATCGATTAATACGACACCATctaaaaacaaatgataaaaccagaatttaagattttttaaaatacttaaggAAATCTAAGtaccaattatttaaaaataaataatcttttattttatttttctattattaaaaaatatacagggtgggtcattttaatgtataatagctaatagttcgttttgttttttttatcagattggacctagttcatcaggtttttttaataatcaatttagatcttaaacggtaagagatagaataaaactttaaattagaaagttgatcctcttaaaaaaactaacatttttcatccctacctatttttcaaaaatcatcagCTTTTGAAGGGaatgtaacttaaaaaaatgccattattgcattcaaatccattattgcattaagcgtattttctttctattaaatgcaataatgacatatttttaagtcgaatttcctccgaaagctaacgttttttcgaaaaaatgttttaaacaaaaattgttagttttttatggggatcaactttctaatttaaagtgttattctatctcttaccgtttgagatctaaattggctattaaagaaactcgaGGAACTAGATTCAATCCGATGTCCGAACATGATGTCCCTCATCAAACGCTACAATttttgtaagttattttttttaatgattaactacaaaacgagctattagccattttagattaaaatggtccactttgtatatttattattaacaattaattataaaggacctcgcaatattagatagaaaaatggcattcagtgaaactttttctaacccaccctaaaCTGTTATTTAGATCATTctaatcaaaagctctcacaaccatcgaaaatttgtatcgaatagtttttgagctacgggcattcaaagctacgaatataatataatattagtatacaaaaatggctttctgtgaaactttttcaaaccgcccccaaaatgttcttcagatcgttctgaccGAAAACTCTCATGACCACAAAACTTTTAACGATTAGTTTTCGATCTACGGGTAtaaaagctacacatatatttatagtaacaacgtgactaggaaaatggctttttgtGAAACTCTTTCAAACGGCCCCCAAAACGTTCTTCGGATTGTTTTGATCAAAAGCTTTTACGACCACAgaactttttaacgagtagttttcgagtaTGTGTAGCTTTGTTTAACTGTAGCTCGAAAATTTTTGtgaccgtgagagcttttgatcagaatgatccaaagaacattttagggtgggttagaaaaactttaatagagccattttcctatcttatAATGtggacatagttattgaaataaataccacgatactcgagataaaattgtatattaagaaattctatttaaataaaaaatatataccttgATTATC is drawn from Chrysoperla carnea chromosome X, inChrCarn1.1, whole genome shotgun sequence and contains these coding sequences:
- the LOC123302362 gene encoding beta-arrestin-1, whose translation is MDDSNNRRATRVFKKSSPNGKITVYLGKRDFVDHITHVDPIDGVVLIDPEYVKERKVFGHVLAAFRYGREDLDVLGLTFRKDLYLAAEQIFPQEKTAAKRPLTRLQERLIKKLGPNAYPFYFELPPHCPASVTLQPAPGDTGKPCGVDYELKAFVGESSEDKPHKRNSVRLAIRKIMYAPSKLGEQPSVEVSKEFMMSPNKLHLEASLDKELYYHGENIAVNVHIANNSNRTVKKIKVTVRQLADICLFSTAQYKCNVAEAESDAGCPISPGFTMSKVFTVKPLLANNKDKRGLALDGQLKHEDTNLASSTIVTDPSQRENLGIIVQYKVKVKLCLGALGGDLTAELPFILMHPKPEEESIMPIPRALPADSNSQSGENNVVIDNNLIQLDTDVDGGYDDDIIFEDFARLRLKGGETDA